From Microcoleus sp. FACHB-831, a single genomic window includes:
- a CDS encoding GUN4 domain-containing protein, with translation MSEVELLSDVGANYSTLRDFLAAGKWKEADDETREIMLKIANRESIGWLNEDSLYHLPCTDLHTIDQLWLTSSNKCFGFSVQNSIYKEAERDWEKMGDRVGWRVGGKWLSISSLNYDIKAPTGHLPGCGVWVASLVWGLWSRSADNFYRRLDICNL, from the coding sequence ATGTCCGAAGTTGAACTATTATCTGATGTGGGTGCAAACTACAGTACCTTGCGCGATTTTCTAGCAGCTGGCAAGTGGAAAGAAGCTGATGATGAAACGCGCGAAATAATGCTCAAGATTGCCAATCGAGAAAGTATTGGCTGGTTAAATGAGGATTCTCTCTACCATTTACCTTGCACTGACTTACACACGATTGACCAGCTTTGGCTAACATCCTCCAACAAGTGCTTTGGCTTTAGCGTGCAAAATTCGATTTATAAAGAAGCCGAACGAGACTGGGAAAAAATGGGCGATCGCGTTGGATGGCGCGTAGGAGGAAAATGGTTGAGTATATCATCGCTAAATTATGATATCAAGGCTCCCACAGGCCACCTTCCTGGTTGTGGTGTCTGGGTTGCATCTCTAGTTTGGGGGTTGTGGTCGCGCAGTGCGGACAATTTTTATAGGCGCTTGGATATTTGTAATCTTTAA
- a CDS encoding DUF1611 domain-containing protein yields MLTAKNRVAILLHEGIRGPNGKTGLSILRYGEAPVVAVIDRECVGESLQDVTGIPRNAPIVASVEEALSYAPDVLIIGIAPSGGVLPNEWFQEIKGAIASGLSIVNGLHTRLGKDPDLQALLKDGQWIWDVRQEPENLGIAAARARNLKCRRVLTVGTDMSVGKMSTSLELNKVAQKRGLRSKFLATGQAGMMIVGDGIALDAVRVDFAAGAVEKMVMEYGENYDILFIEGQGSFLHPGSTATLPLMRGSQPTHLILVHRAGQVHVKNNPHVLIPPIYEVVKLYETVALAGGAFAPVKVAAIALNTHHLDAESAQSAIEQIKAETGLPCTDPVRFGADILLDAAIN; encoded by the coding sequence ATGCTTACAGCTAAAAATCGAGTAGCAATTTTATTGCATGAAGGAATTCGCGGCCCTAACGGCAAAACTGGGCTATCTATTTTACGCTACGGTGAAGCTCCAGTTGTGGCAGTAATTGACCGAGAATGTGTTGGTGAGTCTTTGCAGGATGTGACTGGTATTCCTCGAAACGCGCCAATAGTTGCATCCGTTGAAGAAGCGTTAAGTTATGCACCCGATGTGCTAATTATTGGCATTGCACCGTCGGGAGGAGTGTTACCTAATGAGTGGTTTCAAGAAATAAAGGGCGCGATCGCATCTGGTTTATCAATAGTAAATGGTTTGCACACTCGGCTGGGTAAAGATCCAGATTTACAAGCATTACTTAAAGATGGGCAGTGGATTTGGGATGTTCGTCAAGAACCAGAGAATTTGGGTATTGCTGCTGCAAGGGCTAGGAATTTGAAGTGTCGGCGCGTTTTAACAGTAGGAACTGATATGAGCGTCGGCAAAATGTCAACAAGTTTAGAACTTAATAAAGTAGCTCAGAAACGGGGTTTGCGCTCAAAATTTTTGGCAACTGGACAAGCTGGCATGATGATTGTTGGGGATGGAATAGCTTTAGATGCAGTTAGGGTGGATTTTGCCGCGGGTGCTGTGGAAAAGATGGTGATGGAATACGGAGAAAATTACGACATCTTGTTTATTGAGGGGCAAGGTTCGTTTTTACATCCAGGCTCAACAGCAACGCTGCCATTAATGCGCGGTTCGCAGCCAACGCATTTAATATTAGTACATCGAGCCGGACAAGTTCATGTTAAGAATAATCCCCACGTACTGATTCCGCCGATTTATGAGGTGGTTAAGTTATATGAGACTGTAGCGCTTGCTGGGGGTGCGTTTGCGCCTGTTAAGGTAGCAGCGATCGCTCTCAATACCCATCACCTCGACGCTGAATCTGCACAATCAGCTATTGAACAGATAAAAGCAGAAACAGGGCTACCTTGTACCGATCCTGTGAGGTTTGGTGCTGATATCTTGTTAGATGCAGCGATTAATTAG
- a CDS encoding dipeptide epimerase, translating into MRVGVETFRVNKRFALTISRGTTAQTTNVWVRVESDGIEGWGEASPFSIGDRRQNTETILQALQEIAPALEAFSPFERGQIEEVLIASGLPSSARAGLDVALHDWLGKRVGLPLWKLWGLNRNSIPPTSVTIGISSPEAAKARVRDWRTVTGAGFLKVKLGSPEGIEADRAMLMAVREEAPAAILSVDANGGWSLDDALKMSVWLGDLGVKYLEQPLARGEEEKLPELHKRSPIPIFLDESCFTSKDIPLLADRIHGVNIKLMKSGGLTEAIRMVNIAKACGLQVMFGCYSDSTLANTAAAQLSPLANYIDLDSQLNLIDDPFKGAVVRDGRLLPNDLPGLGVTQ; encoded by the coding sequence ATGAGGGTTGGCGTTGAAACCTTTAGGGTAAACAAGCGGTTTGCTTTAACTATCAGTCGCGGGACTACAGCGCAAACAACGAACGTTTGGGTGCGGGTGGAGTCGGATGGGATTGAGGGTTGGGGGGAAGCCTCACCATTCTCGATAGGCGATCGCCGACAAAATACTGAAACAATATTGCAAGCATTGCAGGAAATAGCACCAGCACTCGAAGCCTTCAGCCCGTTTGAGAGGGGACAGATAGAAGAGGTTTTGATAGCAAGCGGACTACCCTCGTCAGCGCGTGCGGGATTAGATGTGGCGTTGCACGACTGGCTGGGGAAGCGCGTAGGTTTGCCATTGTGGAAGTTGTGGGGATTAAACCGCAACTCCATACCACCGACTTCAGTAACAATAGGCATCAGTTCTCCAGAAGCGGCAAAAGCTAGAGTGCGCGACTGGCGAACTGTAACGGGGGCAGGCTTTTTGAAGGTAAAGTTAGGCAGCCCGGAGGGGATTGAAGCAGATCGGGCGATGTTGATGGCGGTGCGCGAAGAAGCGCCAGCAGCAATACTGAGTGTAGATGCCAATGGTGGTTGGAGCCTGGATGATGCGTTGAAGATGTCTGTTTGGCTGGGAGATTTGGGTGTTAAGTATTTGGAACAGCCCTTGGCGCGGGGAGAAGAGGAAAAGTTGCCAGAACTGCACAAGCGATCGCCCATCCCCATTTTTTTAGATGAAAGCTGCTTTACAAGTAAGGATATACCTTTACTTGCAGACCGCATACATGGCGTTAATATCAAACTAATGAAATCGGGGGGATTAACTGAGGCTATTCGTATGGTAAATATAGCCAAAGCTTGCGGTTTGCAGGTGATGTTTGGTTGCTATTCTGACAGTACTTTGGCAAATACTGCGGCTGCTCAACTTTCTCCACTCGCTAATTATATAGATTTGGATAGTCAGCTAAACTTAATTGACGATCCTTTTAAAGGTGCAGTTGTGAGAGATGGGCGTTTGTTGCCAAATGATTTACCAGGATTAGGCGTAACTCAGTAG
- a CDS encoding NUDIX hydrolase, with the protein MKNLKKWKTLRSHMVLDHRWCKVRRDEIELPQGEIIDDFFVIIRPDIALILPVTSQKEIVFVRQYRHGVGEILLELPAGGFNPYEESGLAAAARELQEETGYIADNIISLAILYDNPVKDTNKIHLFLAENVHLSSEQELDITEDIEVVLIPLQDVVKKIALGEISVCGTITAILLGLNFLSQRTATNQYSKIPSLDNKDTPDTARKD; encoded by the coding sequence ATGAAAAACTTGAAGAAATGGAAAACCTTGCGATCGCATATGGTTCTTGACCACCGCTGGTGTAAAGTCAGGCGAGATGAAATTGAATTGCCTCAAGGCGAAATAATAGATGATTTTTTTGTAATTATCAGGCCGGATATTGCTCTTATCTTACCAGTTACCTCCCAAAAAGAAATTGTGTTTGTGCGCCAGTACCGTCACGGCGTTGGTGAAATTTTACTAGAATTGCCAGCCGGAGGATTTAATCCCTATGAGGAAAGCGGTTTAGCTGCGGCTGCTAGGGAATTGCAAGAAGAAACTGGATATATTGCCGATAACATAATTTCCTTAGCTATCTTATACGACAACCCAGTAAAAGATACAAATAAAATCCATTTATTCCTTGCAGAAAATGTTCATCTCTCCAGCGAACAAGAGTTAGATATTACAGAAGATATTGAAGTGGTTTTAATCCCCCTACAAGATGTTGTCAAAAAAATAGCTTTAGGAGAAATTAGCGTTTGTGGAACTATTACCGCCATTTTATTAGGATTAAATTTTTTATCCCAACGAACAGCTACAAATCAATATTCAAAGATTCCTTCACTTGATAATAAGGACACTCCTGACACGGCCCGAAAGGATTAA
- a CDS encoding DUF6464 family protein: MDEVIRSMVEAIVVFGLSLMPPLISVWVMRKAEVKARESLQAARTATAVRSLQTSDTLFDRNYVEGVGYLVGDITCEYNARSAYLRCAINPFGPCQECPYYQVKESLNIDL; this comes from the coding sequence GTGGATGAGGTCATTCGCAGCATGGTAGAAGCGATTGTGGTTTTTGGTTTAAGTCTAATGCCACCTCTGATTTCAGTGTGGGTTATGCGTAAGGCAGAGGTAAAAGCGCGAGAATCTCTGCAAGCAGCGCGAACTGCGACGGCTGTCCGTTCGCTACAAACAAGCGATACGCTTTTCGACCGGAATTATGTTGAAGGGGTTGGTTATTTAGTTGGCGACATTACTTGCGAGTATAACGCCCGCTCTGCTTATCTGCGTTGCGCTATTAATCCTTTCGGGCCGTGTCAGGAGTGTCCTTATTATCAAGTGAAGGAATCTTTGAATATTGATTTGTAG
- a CDS encoding CHAD domain-containing protein — MKKSQQAKGNTLGDWAYLAIEKHLDKIIKQEADVIKDRDPEAVHQMRVGMRRLRSAVTGFAPALDLPKDASEKKIAKIARLLGQLRDLDVLKEAIKTHYQPTLPQAEQKSLAKVLDHLAKERKHAIEAIKSNKSQEDYEEVKDAFEKWLKKPTFTKLASLPINDVLPELLLPAVSKLFLHPGWLVGVSAKNGEISFTNTLTLGELGELLAEQGLMLHSLRKEAKRVRYQMELFTEFYGSNYADSLEDITEIQSILGKIQDCAILAEFMADVFKSDIQNYLPTLAQQLAQTSYDAWQEWRPFQEKYLHAKARQRVHLALIKPSGEPPRTTKDNDKNLVIG, encoded by the coding sequence ATGAAAAAATCACAACAGGCTAAAGGCAATACCCTGGGAGACTGGGCTTATCTAGCCATTGAAAAACACCTAGATAAAATCATCAAGCAGGAAGCCGACGTTATCAAAGACCGAGATCCAGAAGCAGTACACCAGATGCGCGTGGGGATGCGTCGCTTGCGTTCAGCGGTGACAGGTTTTGCACCAGCGCTGGACTTACCCAAAGACGCTAGCGAGAAAAAAATTGCCAAAATAGCTCGCCTGCTAGGGCAACTGCGCGATTTAGATGTTCTCAAGGAAGCCATAAAAACTCATTATCAACCAACGCTACCCCAAGCAGAACAAAAATCTTTGGCAAAAGTTTTGGATCATCTAGCCAAAGAGCGCAAACACGCAATTGAAGCTATAAAGTCTAACAAGTCCCAAGAAGACTACGAAGAAGTTAAAGATGCATTTGAAAAGTGGTTGAAGAAGCCAACGTTTACTAAATTAGCCAGTCTGCCTATTAACGACGTACTGCCAGAATTACTCCTGCCTGCGGTAAGCAAACTGTTTTTACATCCAGGTTGGCTAGTCGGTGTATCAGCTAAAAACGGAGAAATTTCTTTTACTAACACTTTAACTCTGGGCGAGCTAGGAGAATTATTAGCCGAGCAAGGGCTAATGCTTCACAGCTTGCGTAAAGAAGCGAAGCGGGTGCGCTACCAAATGGAGCTATTTACTGAATTTTACGGCTCCAATTATGCAGATTCTTTGGAAGATATTACAGAAATCCAAAGTATTTTGGGCAAAATTCAAGACTGCGCCATATTGGCAGAATTTATGGCGGATGTTTTTAAGTCAGATATTCAAAATTATTTGCCGACGCTGGCGCAGCAGTTGGCGCAAACTAGCTACGATGCTTGGCAAGAGTGGCGTCCTTTCCAAGAGAAATATTTACATGCAAAAGCACGACAAAGGGTGCATCTGGCTTTGATAAAACCAAGTGGCGAGCCGCCTAGAACGACTAAGGACAACGATAAAAATTTAGTCATAGGCTAA
- a CDS encoding Crp/Fnr family transcriptional regulator yields the protein MLPLTKAPLEITQFDPIEARRLHFYGRGENIPLVPQGFWQVYQGLVQLSTINDNGEDVLLGWAGSSTFFGLWLTNLQTYQARTLTDVYVKWFSLSEIEASPRLAQILVPQLGRRMRQTEALLAIVGQRRVEDRLHKLLVLLKQEIGQPGAEGTRLSVRMTHQNLANAICTTRVTITRLLSKFQQQGWIGFDRDRHIILKDSSFANFAEL from the coding sequence ATGCTTCCACTAACCAAAGCCCCGTTAGAAATAACCCAGTTCGACCCCATTGAAGCACGACGCCTGCACTTTTATGGCAGAGGAGAAAATATTCCCTTGGTTCCTCAAGGTTTTTGGCAGGTATACCAGGGTTTGGTGCAACTGAGTACGATTAACGACAATGGTGAAGATGTGTTGCTTGGTTGGGCCGGAAGTTCGACGTTTTTTGGGCTTTGGCTAACTAACTTGCAAACATATCAGGCAAGGACGTTAACAGATGTGTACGTCAAGTGGTTTTCTCTGAGCGAGATAGAAGCTTCACCGCGTCTGGCTCAGATTCTTGTACCACAACTAGGACGACGGATGCGGCAGACAGAAGCGCTTTTAGCTATAGTGGGGCAGCGTCGGGTTGAAGATCGCTTACACAAACTGCTGGTGCTGTTAAAACAGGAAATTGGTCAACCTGGGGCTGAAGGAACGAGGTTGAGCGTTCGCATGACGCATCAGAATTTAGCCAATGCGATTTGTACGACGCGGGTGACAATTACAAGACTTTTGAGTAAATTTCAACAGCAGGGGTGGATTGGCTTCGACCGCGATCGCCACATTATCCTAAAAGATAGCAGCTTCGCGAATTTCGCTGAGTTGTAA
- a CDS encoding alpha/beta hydrolase codes for MSLSVISVPPVSGKPTAGLLAVLHGFGGNAQELASLAPGLNLSDYQLMFANAPFSHPYTSTGRMWYDLGRSQDAPQQLAQSRQLLTEWLTSLESATGIPLSRTVLCGFSQGGAMTLDVGLNLPLGGLVVLSGYLHPVSQRSDRGYPPVLIAHGTQDTIVPLSSAQKAREALTALGVSVRYQEFNMGHYVLPEELQVVQNFVLEVTSNVKK; via the coding sequence TTGTCTTTATCGGTTATTTCAGTTCCACCTGTAAGCGGTAAACCGACTGCTGGGTTGCTAGCAGTTTTGCATGGGTTCGGCGGGAACGCTCAAGAATTGGCATCTTTAGCCCCCGGTTTGAACTTGTCCGATTATCAGTTGATGTTTGCTAATGCCCCTTTTTCTCATCCCTATACCTCAACGGGTAGGATGTGGTACGACTTGGGGCGATCGCAAGATGCTCCCCAACAGCTAGCACAAAGCCGCCAATTGCTTACTGAATGGCTCACCTCACTCGAAAGCGCTACCGGAATACCCCTTTCGCGCACGGTTTTGTGTGGCTTTTCACAAGGCGGAGCAATGACGCTGGATGTAGGACTTAATTTGCCGCTAGGCGGGTTAGTAGTTCTCAGCGGCTATTTGCACCCCGTATCTCAAAGGAGCGATCGCGGTTATCCACCCGTGTTAATTGCACATGGTACGCAAGATACTATAGTGCCGCTTAGTTCCGCCCAGAAAGCACGCGAGGCTTTAACCGCCTTGGGAGTATCTGTGCGGTATCAAGAATTTAATATGGGGCATTATGTTCTCCCAGAGGAGTTACAAGTGGTGCAAAATTTTGTCCTAGAAGTTACATCCAATGTTAAGAAGTAG
- a CDS encoding iron uptake porin, producing the protein MLAKILSNLQLAPAFLGTALVISASAFVLPARAIAPFTEPQAETGQVAGAIATKAKDSIAQVNDVSQFRDVRPSDWAFQAVRDLVERYACVSGYPDGTFRGDRPLTRYEFAAGANACFKQINLMRPANANAATRADVDNLTEQMQQLKKDLDQLGTRVDKLDNR; encoded by the coding sequence ATGTTGGCTAAAATATTATCTAACTTGCAACTTGCTCCAGCATTTCTAGGTACTGCTTTAGTTATCTCTGCTTCTGCATTTGTGCTGCCAGCAAGGGCGATCGCCCCCTTTACAGAACCTCAAGCCGAGACAGGACAAGTAGCAGGAGCGATCGCCACTAAGGCAAAAGACTCAATTGCTCAAGTTAATGATGTTTCCCAGTTCAGGGACGTGCGTCCGTCTGACTGGGCGTTTCAAGCAGTGCGAGATCTTGTTGAACGCTACGCCTGTGTATCGGGTTATCCCGATGGCACGTTTCGAGGCGATCGCCCCCTAACGCGGTATGAATTTGCTGCTGGTGCAAACGCTTGTTTCAAGCAGATAAACTTAATGCGCCCTGCAAATGCAAACGCTGCAACAAGAGCAGATGTAGACAACCTCACTGAGCAAATGCAGCAGTTAAAGAAAGACCTAGACCAGTTAGGAACGCGAGTCGATAAACTGGATAATCGCTAG
- a CDS encoding DUF2555 domain-containing protein has product MTTLSTFSGDISKLTAAEVEQLAARLELDDYASPFEGLQDWHLLRAIAFQRPELIEPFIHLLDIQAYDEA; this is encoded by the coding sequence ATGACGACTTTAAGCACTTTTAGCGGGGATATTTCTAAGCTGACCGCCGCTGAGGTAGAACAGCTGGCTGCACGTCTGGAACTAGATGATTACGCCAGTCCTTTTGAGGGATTGCAGGATTGGCATTTGCTACGAGCGATCGCGTTTCAGCGTCCAGAATTAATTGAACCCTTTATCCACCTGCTTGACATTCAAGCCTACGATGAAGCCTGA